Proteins from one Ipomoea triloba cultivar NCNSP0323 chromosome 1, ASM357664v1 genomic window:
- the LOC115997076 gene encoding pentatricopeptide repeat-containing protein At2g06000 — MTENGGYIQKFDSEQCDLEIMRLWVHRTSKIAPIYRYLHVPAQREPHHPSHLLRAGAEAVWFTKVICILCARRSSGLDVFGCDYFRENLNPLIAFDVIEHLNGNLNNPRLAFSFFQFARLNLNLVHSVSTFQLLLKSHCEIGLHDSVRLLFNYMRADGYLPDRSLIEFVVLTLANAGEFEFAKEILISESQVNNEKCGNFSPLLHNKFLSLLLKKNRVDEAVCFFRDYILKSQSFCWDTCTFNIVIRGLCQVGRVDRAFPFFNGMKNYGCLPDLVTYNTLINGLCGIGDVDRALGLLREVQLLDRFSPDVVTYTSVISGYCKLGRMDEALNLMEEMSSFRIPPTLVTFNVLINGFGKVGDMVSALKMYERMSRGGCLPDVVTFTSLIDGHCQSGDLDQGLKFWDDMNERKLYPNAYTFSIIIIALCKKNRLIEACEILRQLKWRTDIVPQPFIYNPVVDGLCKGGNLEQANAIAAEMEAKGCCHDKITFTILILGHCMKGRMLEAINIFNKMLAVGCAPDKITISSLTSVLLKAGMAKEAYRIQNAASQDSLAVMPSSEGTVPFRTNMEVPIAA; from the coding sequence ATGACCGAAAACGGAGGATATATTCAAAAGTTCGATTCAGAACAGTGCGATTTGGAAATAATGCGATTGTGGGTGCATCGGACGTCGAAGATTGCCCCCATTTATCGTTATCTCCATGTCCCCGCCCAGAGAGAGCCTCACCACCCTTCTCATCTCCTTCGCGCGGGAGCTGAGGCGGTTTGGTTCACCAAAGTCATTTGCATACTCTGCGCTCGCCGTTCATCGGGTCTCGATGTCTTCGGTTGCGATTATTTCCGGGAGAATCTGAATCCGTTGATTGCTTTCGATGTTATCGAGCACCTTAATGGTAATTTGAATAACCCCCGATTGGCATTTAGCTTCTTTCAATTCGCGAGGCTTAATTTGAATCTCGTTCATTCAGTTTCAACGTTTCAATTGCTTCTGAAGTCTCACTGTGAAATAGGTCTTCACGATTCGGTTagattattgtttaattatatgAGAGCGGATGGGTATTTGCCGGATAGGTCACTTATAGAATTTGTAGTATTGACGCTCGCAAATGCAGGCGAGTTTGAATTTGCGAAAGAAATTTTGATTTCTGAATCTCAAGTGAACAATGAGAAATGTGGAAATTTTAGTCCTTTATTACACAATAAGTTTTTGAGTTTGTTACTGAAGAAAAACAGGGTGGATGAAGCTGTTTGTTTCTTTAGAGATTATATTTTGAAGTCTCAGAGTTTTTGTTGGGATACTTGCACCTTTAACATTGTGATTCGAGGGCTGTGCCAGGTTGGAAGAGTTGATAGGGCATTTCCATTTTTTAATGGCATGAAGAATTATGGTTGTCTTCCCGATCTTGTTACATATAACACACTTATAAATGGGTTGTGTGGTATTGGTGACGTAGATAGAGCACTGGGTTTATTGAGAGAAGTTCAGTTGCTAGACAGATTTTCCCCGGATGTTGTGACATATACTTCAGTTATTTCAGGTTATTGTAAGTTGGGTAGAATGGATGAGGCACTCAATCTTATGGAAGAAATGAGTTCCTTTAGGATCCCACCGACCTTAGTTACTTTTAATGTTCTAATAAATGGGTTTGGCAAGGTTGGAGACATGGTTTCAGCTTTAAAGATGTATGAGAGGATGAGTCGTGGTGGCTGTCTTCCGGATGTGGTTACTTTCACTTCTCTCATTGATGGTCATTGTCAATCTGGTGATTTAGATCAGGGCTTGAAGTTCTGGGATGATATGAATGAGAGAAAGTTGTACCCAAAtgcatatactttttctatcATTATTATTGCATTGTGCAAGAAAAATAGACTTATTGAAGCCTGTGAAATATTGAGGCAATTAAAATGGAGAACTGATATTGTTCCCCAACCATTCATATACAACCCTGTAGTTGATGGGCTGTGTAAGGGTGGCAATTTAGAACAGGCTAATGCCATTGCCGCAGAAATGGAGGCCAAGGGATGCTGCCATGACAAGATCACATTCACAATCCTCATTCTTGGGCATTGCATGAAAGGGAGAATGCTTGaggcaattaacatttttaataagaTGCTAGCAGTGGGCTGTGCCCCAGATAAAATCACTATAAGCAGTCTAACATCTGTCCTTCTGAAAGCTGGTATGGCAAAGGAAGCATATAGAATACAGAATGCTGCATCACAGGATTCACTTGCTGTTATGCCATCCTCAGAAGGAACTGTGCCATTCAGGACTAATATGGAAGTTCCCATAGCTGCTTAA
- the LOC116030803 gene encoding uncharacterized protein LOC116030803, translated as MEEAAKLICSGGGYNGDLAAEGEEKCAAIAAISSAVAEINNGDSSGEGEADYHHRDDGGDSDYLPRKLRKYRSIAAIYQSTKPSEIAINTTAKRRQGKNNGKKVAKRTMKKAAADDEEMENKAAATGGDSNFIEVESLEEAVEMEEACPTRKPKFRSIFELYEITQLLPATSCDS; from the exons ATGGAAGAAGCTGCGAAGTTAATTTGTTCCGGTGGTGGCTATAATGGCGATTTAGCCGCCGAAGGGGAAGAAAAGTGCGCCGCCATTGCTGCGATATCTTCTGCCGTCGCGGAAATCAACAACGGAGATAGTTCCGGTGAAGGCGAAGCCGACTATCACCACCGTGACGACGGCGGCGACTCCGATTACCTGCCTCGGAAGTTGAGAAAGTATCGCTCCATAGCCGCGATTTATCAGTCCACCAAACCCTCGGAGATCGCCATCAACACCACCGCCAAACGCCGTC AGGGGAAAAACAACGGCAAGAAGGTGGCGAAGAGAACAATGAAGAAGGCGGCGGCGGATGATGAAGAAATGGAAAACAAGGCGGCGGCGACTGGCGGCGACAGTAATTTTATAGAGGTGGAGAGTTTGGAAGAAGCTGTAGAGATGGAGGAGGCGTGCCCGACAAGAAAGCCCAAGTTTCGATCGATCTTTGAGCTCTATGAGATCACCCAGCTGCTCCCTGCAACTTCTTGTGATTCTTAA
- the LOC116017110 gene encoding uncharacterized protein LOC116017110: MAAKSSPATAVIIIGDNSGEGEADDEGDDSDYPPRKFKKYRSIADVYQSTKPLQIVKATPAKRHYRRKGKAARRTKKIEKKEGKEKRNIRLNKDNFNDNSNKNNKNIIIIDLEESSEEATTEALPRRNPKFRSLDEIYEAAQTVPVKSEMKSRLN; this comes from the exons ATGGCGGCGAAATCTTCCCCCGCAACCGCTGTAATCATCATCGGAGATAATTCCGGTGAAGGTGAAGCCGACGACGAGGGCGACGACTCCGATTATCCGCCTCGAAAGTTCAAAAAGTATCGCTCCATTGCCGACGTTTACCAGTCCACAAAACCTCTGCAGATCGTCAAGGCCACTCCCGCCAAACGCCATT ATAGAAGAAAGGGCAAGGCCGCCAGAAGAAcgaaaaagattgagaaaaaaGAAGGGAAAGAGAAAAGAAATATAAGATTGAATAAGGATAATTTCAACGATAAtagtaataagaataataaaaatattattattatcgaTTTGGAGGAGAGTTCGGAGGAAGCAACAACGGAAGCTCTCCCCCGGAGAAATCCGAAGTTTAGATCCCTCGACGAAATCTATGAGGCGGCGCAAACTGTTCCGGTGAAAAGCGAGATGAAATCACGGTTGAATTAA